In Desulfobacter hydrogenophilus, the genomic stretch TAGGCGGCGTCCACGTCATCAAGTGATCCAGAGCCGAAAATTTTAATCCACAGATTAAGATAATCGGAATTCGCAATCACATCTATCACCGCATCTTTACTAGGCATGGCCATTTCAACCAGATTTAACGGCGGACCCTGTGCCTGTTCAGCAAGGGGGTCTTCCAGTACAGAAGAGCCGTCTGCCCGACCGTCCCAGAACATGCCGCCAACATAATTTCCGGCAGCATTCACATGCAATTTCGGGCTGAACCCGGCATAGGCCGAGGACGGGGCATTCCGTCCGCCTTTGCTGACACCGTCTGCGCCGGTTGAAACAAAGTTGGTAGAAGGATCCAGATAATTGGTAATATCCGCAAACCCACTGAAGTGGTGATGGCAGTCCCGGCAGGACTGAGTACCGTTATAAGAGATGTTCTTGTCATTATAAAGCCTCATCCCGAGTTTTTCCATATCGGAACCAACGTTGGGCAGGCCGCCGGCAGCCCATACCGCCGAAATCAGAAATAAGGAACTTATCAAAATGCCAGTCAGTTTTTTCATCATGTTGCTCTCCTTTTGATATTTTTTATTTTTATATGAAAGTTCCAATAAGTGACTGAATTACTTTCATGCTTTGTTGTGGGTTGAACCTCGGTATTGATAGACCAAGTCAGCCCATGGCTGTTTATATGAAAGTCTGGGTAAGGTACTCAGATCTTTCAACCTTTGTTGTGGGCTGAGCCTGGGTATTGATAAACCAGGTCGGCCCATGGCCGTTATAAAAAATGTGTCTGCCATAAGGCAGCATGTAGCCCTACTTGATGAATAATAGATACCGATAATGGGTTATTCTACCAGATGCGATTTTGAAAAAATATTGGCAAAAGGCCTAATTTAAACATAGCCAGTGGCTTAGAGGGCCATGAAAATAATAAAATCCAGCGTGGCTTTCTGTCGCAAATTATAGGGTGGTAATCCCTTCCCGTATGGCAAATTTGGTCAACTCCGCAATGGAATTGGCACCGATCTTCTCCATGATGTTTCTTCTGTGGGCATCGACGGTTTTCGTGCTTACATGGAGTTTTTCAGCGATCTCTTTGGTGTTTTGACCTTCGGAGATCAGTTGAAGAATTTCGCGTTCCCGATCGGTCAGCATTTTCCTGTTTATGCGCCGACTTGTGTCATTTTCAGAGACAGAGCGCAACAGGTACCCGTCAACAA encodes the following:
- a CDS encoding cytochrome-c peroxidase; translation: MMKKLTGILISSLFLISAVWAAGGLPNVGSDMEKLGMRLYNDKNISYNGTQSCRDCHHHFSGFADITNYLDPSTNFVSTGADGVSKGGRNAPSSAYAGFSPKLHVNAAGNYVGGMFWDGRADGSSVLEDPLAEQAQGPPLNLVEMAMPSKDAVIDVIANSDYLNLWIKIFGSGSLDDVDAAYDNFGRAIAAYERSNDVTKFTSKFDTAKLALTATEQAGQALFETKCASCHSMEADFNAPASLFTNYQYANIGVPANPGIPSEADLGLGPVVDDDTQNGKFKIPTLRNISLSAPYSHNGVFPTLMEMLEFINDGTSFVPEVSENLSDKVGNLGLSTTQLENIEAFLMTLTDDY